One Lactobacillus sp. CBA3606 DNA segment encodes these proteins:
- a CDS encoding S1C family serine protease, with translation MTNHSLVKVAVTALVAGLLGGGIAYGGISYFSNNNVTTSATSVPTGSNKSGSTATTNVKVNVSSQATKVFKNNKAAVVSVINLQKQSSASNSWSGILGGDDGSSSSSDSSSSSSNSSSSKLEEYSEGSGLIYKKSGNVAYIVTNNHVVSGSNAVRVIMSDGTKLSAKLVGTDSVTDLAVLKINADKVTKTASFGNSDNIEVGENALAIGSPLGSSYATTLTEGIISAKKRTVATTNTSGQQTGYAAVIQTDAAINPGNSGGPLFNLAGQVIGINSMKLSSDSSGTSVEGMGFAIPSNEVVKIINELVKNGEVVRPALGVATYNVSSIQASDRKSVLKLPTNVTNGVVIMKTYTGSPAKTAGLTKYDVITKLGNTKVTSLATLRTALYEHSVNDTVAVTYYHEGKLKTTNMKLTETTKTLNKQAN, from the coding sequence ATGACAAATCATTCATTAGTCAAAGTTGCTGTCACGGCGCTCGTTGCTGGGTTATTAGGTGGCGGGATCGCTTACGGTGGCATTAGTTACTTCAGTAATAACAACGTTACGACGTCGGCAACTAGTGTACCGACAGGCTCCAACAAATCTGGTTCGACCGCGACCACGAACGTTAAAGTTAATGTGAGTTCCCAAGCCACCAAAGTCTTCAAGAATAATAAGGCTGCGGTTGTCTCCGTTATTAACTTACAAAAACAAAGTTCAGCTAGCAATAGTTGGAGTGGAATTTTGGGTGGTGACGACGGGTCATCATCTAGTAGTGATAGTTCCAGTTCTAGCTCGAATTCTTCCAGTAGTAAACTCGAAGAATATAGTGAGGGCTCTGGGTTAATTTATAAAAAGAGTGGCAATGTCGCTTATATCGTCACTAATAATCACGTGGTGAGTGGGTCAAATGCCGTTCGCGTGATTATGAGCGATGGGACTAAGCTATCCGCAAAGCTGGTTGGGACTGATTCAGTGACCGACTTGGCTGTCTTGAAGATTAATGCTGATAAAGTCACTAAGACTGCAAGTTTCGGTAATTCCGATAATATCGAAGTTGGTGAAAATGCGTTAGCGATTGGGTCACCATTAGGGTCTAGTTATGCGACGACGCTAACTGAGGGAATTATTTCTGCGAAGAAGCGGACGGTCGCCACGACCAATACATCCGGACAGCAGACGGGTTACGCCGCTGTTATCCAGACGGATGCTGCGATTAACCCCGGTAATTCTGGTGGGCCGCTCTTTAACTTAGCAGGCCAAGTTATTGGGATTAATTCGATGAAGCTGTCTTCCGATAGTTCTGGGACGAGTGTTGAAGGGATGGGCTTTGCCATTCCAAGTAACGAAGTCGTTAAGATTATCAATGAATTAGTTAAAAATGGTGAAGTTGTCCGGCCAGCATTAGGCGTGGCAACGTACAATGTATCAAGCATTCAAGCGAGTGATCGTAAATCTGTCTTGAAGTTGCCAACTAATGTGACTAATGGGGTCGTTATTATGAAGACCTACACTGGGTCACCGGCGAAAACCGCCGGACTAACGAAGTATGATGTGATTACGAAGTTAGGCAATACCAAGGTGACTAGTCTGGCAACGTTACGGACGGCGTTATACGAACACAGTGTTAATGATACGGTTGCCGTGACCTACTATCATGAAGGTAAGCTAAAAACGACCAACATGAAGTTAACGGAAACGACCAAAACGTTGAATAAACAAGCCAATTAA
- the rlmH gene encoding 23S rRNA (pseudouridine(1915)-N(3))-methyltransferase RlmH has protein sequence MNIKIICVGKLKEKYFKQGIAEYAKRMSKFAKFQIVEVSDEKAPESLSNAEMENVMAKEGQRILDKIKDRDYVYALAILGKERSSEEFAAEIDKLTTYGHSDIDFVIGGSLGLAPEVLQRANTQISFGRFTLPHQLMRLVLTEQVYRAFMINIGSPYHK, from the coding sequence ATGAACATCAAAATTATCTGTGTCGGTAAATTAAAAGAAAAATACTTCAAACAGGGCATTGCAGAATATGCCAAACGGATGAGTAAATTCGCTAAATTCCAAATCGTGGAGGTCTCGGATGAAAAGGCCCCTGAGTCATTAAGTAACGCAGAGATGGAAAATGTGATGGCAAAAGAAGGCCAACGGATTTTAGACAAGATTAAAGATCGCGATTATGTGTACGCACTAGCCATTTTAGGTAAAGAGCGTTCCAGCGAAGAATTCGCGGCCGAAATCGATAAGTTAACGACGTATGGTCATAGCGACATTGATTTTGTAATCGGTGGTTCACTAGGCTTGGCACCGGAAGTTTTACAGCGGGCCAATACCCAGATCTCATTTGGCCGTTTTACATTGCCACATCAGTTAATGCGGTTAGTGTTGACAGAGCAGGTATATCGGGCATTTATGATTAATATCGGTAGTCCGTATCATAAGTGA
- a CDS encoding family 78 glycoside hydrolase catalytic domain: MAFKFQLNPNIKFDYNQKFLAQADANEPTLIVHQQSVKRWYTLNTQKQLVPLPNKLIQLPLHRDDCRILDFGDHYVGHLALDLSAHGAHMDAPLTLKFQFAEVPAELALDSANYTGWLSRSWIAEEVFHIDSLPTSLRLPRRYSFRYVKITVIDTSPKWQVLLTNPIVTATSAVDEENLPRPTSKDPELREIERVSTKTLAECMQNVFEDGPKRDQRLWLGDLHLQALANYATFNHPDLVKRCLYLFAGMPTTRGLISANIFTHGRPAPDDTFLFDYSLFFISCLKDYVDQTHDRATGLTLYPIAQRQLDLALTYVDHNGKLQLPESWPAFIDWGDIYDKTTAAQGVLISVLRDFLVLTTSLKLPTSTIYQASLERTTRYAQTTLFDADQGLFTSGPKHEFNLYSQVWMALAKVLPSKQTTKLMQKAYRSYFPVTGIATPYMYHFIVTALLESGLRTEGRRLLKTYWGGMIAQHADTFWEAYKPEDSNYSPYGNPLINSYCHAWACTPAYLIKKYQL; the protein is encoded by the coding sequence ATGGCTTTTAAATTTCAACTCAATCCAAATATTAAATTTGATTACAATCAAAAATTTTTAGCACAAGCTGACGCCAATGAGCCGACTTTAATTGTTCATCAGCAGTCAGTCAAGCGTTGGTATACCTTAAACACGCAAAAACAATTAGTTCCACTGCCCAATAAACTGATACAGTTACCCTTACACCGAGATGACTGTCGTATTTTGGATTTTGGTGATCATTATGTCGGTCATTTAGCTCTCGACCTCTCTGCTCACGGAGCTCATATGGATGCGCCTCTGACGCTGAAATTCCAATTTGCCGAAGTCCCGGCTGAGCTAGCCTTAGATTCAGCTAATTACACTGGCTGGTTATCACGATCCTGGATTGCCGAAGAAGTTTTCCATATTGATAGCTTACCCACTAGCCTAAGATTGCCGCGTCGTTACAGTTTCCGATATGTCAAAATTACCGTCATTGATACGTCGCCAAAATGGCAAGTATTGCTGACCAATCCAATCGTTACTGCTACTAGTGCCGTTGACGAAGAAAACTTACCCAGACCAACCTCTAAAGACCCCGAACTTCGAGAAATCGAACGGGTCAGTACCAAAACCTTGGCAGAGTGCATGCAAAATGTGTTTGAGGATGGTCCTAAACGTGATCAACGCCTTTGGTTGGGAGATTTACATTTGCAGGCGTTGGCTAATTATGCAACTTTTAATCATCCTGATTTAGTTAAACGCTGCTTATATTTATTTGCCGGTATGCCAACTACTCGAGGATTAATTAGTGCTAATATTTTCACACATGGTAGACCTGCCCCAGATGATACATTTCTCTTTGATTACAGCTTGTTTTTTATCAGCTGTTTAAAAGACTACGTTGACCAAACTCACGATCGAGCAACTGGTTTAACACTTTACCCAATTGCCCAACGGCAACTCGACTTAGCATTAACTTACGTGGATCACAATGGCAAGTTACAATTGCCGGAGTCCTGGCCAGCCTTCATTGATTGGGGCGATATTTATGATAAAACAACCGCCGCTCAAGGAGTTTTAATCAGCGTTTTACGTGACTTTTTAGTCCTAACAACATCTTTAAAATTACCAACTTCCACAATTTATCAAGCCAGCTTAGAACGGACAACACGATACGCACAAACAACTTTATTTGATGCCGATCAAGGCTTATTCACAAGCGGTCCCAAACATGAATTTAATCTTTATAGTCAGGTTTGGATGGCCTTAGCAAAAGTATTACCGTCTAAACAAACAACCAAGTTAATGCAGAAGGCATACCGGTCTTACTTCCCAGTTACTGGTATTGCAACCCCTTATATGTATCATTTCATCGTTACCGCTCTTTTAGAATCGGGATTACGAACTGAAGGACGCCGATTACTTAAGACATACTGGGGCGGTATGATAGCACAACACGCTGATACATTCTGGGAGGCCTACAAACCAGAAGACAGTAATTACTCTCCCTATGGCAATCCACTAATTAATAGTTATTGTCATGCTTGGGCTTGTACACCTGCTTATCTGATTAAAAAATATCAACTCTAA
- a CDS encoding MFS transporter: MQTTQNKHSFWFKASILSISIDSTVSGVVSGAIPLMVRSFPNAPQAIVESISSLPSLAIMLAVMISPFVTNKIGYKKTVLIGLAISFLAGIAPAFVPNIYLILAFRFIFGLGIGLLNPLSYSIVAYFYDGDERSSMYGLIGTVSNFASWILTGLVGVLLQFSWHYSFLTYFVLLAILILVYFILPEMDIQPAAKGKKEKTNFSAMDHRVYYLAIVMFFLFMVWMTFNQKFGLLVTSKGYGNASQATYILSLTAPIGMIIGIFFGLIHKWLKNALLPLAMFMMALLLLVTATSNSLLVSTFGVVFAAAFFTCCSTSIFLRVSEITPKALNNAASSIELIVVNIGIFVAPYFMSLIGSRIGNNNPDMILTVCAIILIILVIVMISGHFLGHKQQNSQSTTSQE; this comes from the coding sequence ATGCAAACCACTCAAAATAAACACAGCTTTTGGTTTAAAGCTTCAATTCTATCAATTTCAATTGATTCCACCGTTTCTGGGGTTGTTTCAGGTGCCATTCCTTTAATGGTAAGGTCTTTTCCCAATGCCCCACAAGCAATTGTCGAATCAATTTCGTCACTACCTAGTTTAGCAATTATGTTGGCCGTAATGATTAGTCCATTTGTTACTAATAAAATAGGTTATAAGAAGACTGTCTTAATTGGACTCGCAATTTCATTTTTAGCTGGGATTGCCCCGGCATTTGTACCCAATATTTATCTTATCTTAGCCTTTCGATTCATCTTTGGCCTAGGCATTGGATTGTTGAACCCGCTATCATATAGTATTGTTGCGTACTTTTATGATGGTGATGAGCGTTCCTCAATGTACGGTTTAATTGGTACCGTTTCCAATTTCGCTTCTTGGATTCTGACAGGCTTGGTTGGCGTTTTATTACAATTTAGCTGGCACTATAGTTTCTTAACCTATTTTGTCTTATTAGCGATTTTAATCCTTGTTTATTTCATCCTACCTGAAATGGATATTCAACCTGCAGCCAAAGGAAAGAAAGAAAAAACTAACTTTTCAGCAATGGATCATCGTGTCTATTACTTAGCAATCGTCATGTTTTTCTTATTCATGGTTTGGATGACATTCAACCAAAAATTTGGTTTACTCGTCACTAGCAAGGGGTACGGGAATGCTTCACAAGCTACCTACATCTTAAGTTTAACGGCACCAATTGGAATGATCATTGGCATATTCTTCGGCTTAATCCATAAATGGTTAAAGAATGCCCTACTGCCTTTAGCAATGTTTATGATGGCCTTATTATTATTAGTCACCGCAACTTCCAATAGCTTGCTCGTTTCTACATTTGGTGTTGTCTTTGCAGCAGCTTTCTTCACATGCTGCTCGACATCCATCTTTCTCCGTGTCTCAGAGATTACGCCTAAAGCGCTTAACAATGCGGCTTCCTCAATTGAACTCATTGTGGTTAATATTGGAATCTTTGTTGCCCCATATTTTATGAGTCTAATCGGGAGTAGGATTGGTAATAATAATCCAGATATGATTCTAACAGTTTGTGCCATTATTTTAATTATCCTAGTTATCGTCATGATTTCAGGCCATTTTCTCGGTCACAAACAACAAAACTCACAATCAACAACCTCACAGGAGTGA